Proteins from a genomic interval of Phlebotomus papatasi isolate M1 chromosome 3, Ppap_2.1, whole genome shotgun sequence:
- the LOC129805173 gene encoding uncharacterized protein LOC129805173, which produces MPNKGYSKRNYKGQLTIVKNVIEKYHITPGKLNEQGAEVELLATRDTLERIEKKFQALQSEIINEAPPETKTKEQDELSAFLDECLEVEMTISTLLAKLTSKSSESTGLNISGELGESGNASIASLVSLMTQQMKEQRQQRISEEVKLKEILSAQREEFQRMLEISRSDSITNREEDGARHNSTAERRAKLEPIKLPMFSGSYADWHSFKNLFISSVGNDRTLSKSQKMHYLLTSTSGDAYGLFKNLEITDSNFDIAWERLVKRYEDKMMIITSHFERFLKQPQITKPDAVALRQLQASTTQCLEAIDALNVNERDPWLIHLTLKHLDSQTQEAWSEKQPDGVPTWKDFDDFLNKRCRQLESCPPTVPNQQQQSRSKSNKAFTCVVSNKKENCQYCKKNPHRLYKCRKFLGLPHKDRVEVVKSLKLCLNCLIDSHSIDSCNYQACKECSQKHNHLLHIAFSNEKSRSQSVAITTQQESTTNPLPLVLPRNSSSTGTSLSISGADGGVKTKVLFATAIVSLLGPDNISLKCRVVLDPASQINIITSRMCQRLSLKPRRSNLVVDGVGSISQASQHEVEIKMRYQRGLEFITESLDCIVMPKVVGDQPNWEVDLSQIPLPPNLKLADPSWHVSQKIDLLIGGAHVWQYFLNERQELGEGMPILQSSVFGWLVVGPCPEERGPTGACYITTLASIDRTIKRFWEIEEIPKETIIESEHREVEEQFRLTTHKNSEGRYVVQIPLKPNIEDLADNKLIATRQLNYLLSRLPRHPRLFAEYDTIFKEYLSQGIIERVPLTELSNPSYYLPHHAVVKENAVSTKTRIVFNASSRTKTGLSFNDCIKACPVVQPTLISILWRFRLNEITLTCDIKQMYLQVALHSPHKDYHRFLWREGSEVIYYRFTRVCFGVAASPFLATRVLNKIAEDESQTYPLAASVLRHNFYVDDCLVSVSTVQEALTVKEQLTGILRTAGMELSKFRSNRPQILANNDHNADDSDLILDEESKTLGIIWNPREDEFKFRVAEDLQSTPVTKRNILSKIARIFDPCGLIAPLVTSAKVIMQVLWRKGLEWDDEVPECLDRQWKAFVGDLKNVDDLCIPRWICAVENPVKKELHAFSDASNLAYGAAVYLIYEDSNQRRCSGLVSAKSRLNPISSKDDHAQSLTIPKAELSGAELAVQLMSAVGESLGIQERYYWTDAKVVLYQIHSKAHRDVFVRNRVMKIRSFSTPSQWRHVPTKQNPADVLSRGCKVLNLISNSLWWHGPSWLQEDSSQWPPEFSPEEQPAPSVCTAVLDSRTDPNAIYNHLIEHCSSFIKATRVVAWVSRAATKFKQPRRRVTRSSANADESFPFLTVTELQVAEKFLIKWEQENHLKTTLEKIQSNRRNKVDRYLRTLYPFVDIDGILRVGGRIDSAHEDYDAKFQIILPHGKLAEWIAEAEHVRLLHSGPQETLSSIRRRFWPVKGRSLVRRVVHKCVVCIRAKPKMSEQLMGSLPEYRVTLTRPFLHTGVDLTGHVLIKRAPRGSAQEKAYVCIFICMCTKAVHLEVLTSLSTKAFISAFRRFIARRGMPSHMHSDNGTNFVGASKELYQLLKEHATQQELSDLSSSLHIQWLFNPPLAPHQGGLWEAAVRSFKHHFVRVVGRAILTYEELNTVVIQIEAVLNSRPLVAVTDHPGDYKCLTPGDFLIGHAPTQLPIGPDDPEQIDTLRRWQLCTKLRNDFVRRWKVEYLHSLQQRHLWNQESPNIAIGDVVLLKSESAANVEWPMGLVESVLPGRGQKVRVVVVRVNGKSLKRPITKLVKLLIEEKQ; this is translated from the coding sequence ATGCCAAACAAAGGATACAGCAAACGCAACTACAAGGGACAGCTCACGATTGTGAAGAATGTCATCGAGAAATACCATATAACTCCTGGGAAGTTGAATGAACAGGGAGCTGAGGTCGAGCTGCTGGCCACCAGAGACACTCTTGAGcgcattgaaaagaaatttcaagCTTTACAGTCTGAGATAATCAATGAAGCCCCACCGGAGACTAAGACGAAAGAACAGGATGAATTATCAGCCTTTCTAGATGAATGCCTTGAGGTTGAAATGACCATCAGTACACTTTTGGCAAAATTAACCTCAAAATCTTCAGAGTCTACAGGCTTGAATATCAGTGGGGAACTTGGTGAATCAGGCAATGCCAGCATTGCTTCTCTTGTTTCATTGATGACTCAACAGATGAAGGAGCAAAGGCAGCAAAGAATTAGTGAGGAGGTAAAGCTCAAAGAAATTTTATCTGCGCAAAGGGAGGAGTTTCAAAGAATGTTGGAGATATCCAGAAGTGACTCAATTACCAACAGAGAAGAAGATGGTGCCAGACACAATTCCACAGCAGAGCGTAGAGCCAAATTGGAGCCCATAAAGCTCCCCATGTTCAGTGGATCCTACGCTGATTGGCACTCATTTAAAAATCTCTTCATATCCAGTGTGGGAAATGACAGGACCTTGTCCAAATCACAAAAAATGCACTACTTACTCACGTCTACCAGCGGAGATGCGTATGGGCTTTTCAAAAACCTTGAGATAACGGACTCAAATTTCGACATCGCTTGGGAAAGACTGGTAAAGCGCTATGAGGACAAGATGATGATCATCACTTCACATTTTGAGAGATTCTTGAAGCAACCACAGATCACCAAACCTGATGCAGTAGCTCTGAGACAGCTTCAGGCATCAACAACGCAGTGCTTGGAGGCAATTGATGCTTTAAATGTCAACGAAAGGGATCCTTGGTTAATCCACCTGACCTTGAAGCACCTTGACTCCCAGACACAAGAAGCTTGGAGTGAAAAGCAGCCAGATGGTGTTCCGACGTGGAAAGATTTCGATGACTTCCTCAACAAGAGATGCCGTCAGCTCGAGTCGTGCCCACCTACCGTGCCTAATCAACAACAACAATCGCGCAGTAAGTCAAATAAGGCGTTCACTTGTGTTGtaagcaataaaaaagaaaattgtcagTATTGCAAAAAGAATCCTCATAGGCTTTATAAGTGTAGGAAGTTTTTGGGTTTGCCTCACAAAGATAGGGTAGAAGTTGTTAAGAGCCTTAAGCTTTGCTTAAATTGTTTGATAGATTCTCATTCAATTGATTCATGTAACTATCAGGCGTGCAAAGAATGCTCGCAAAAACATAATCACCTTTTGCATATtgctttttcaaatgaaaaatcaagGTCTCAGTCAGTTGCCATTACCACTCAGCAAGAGAGTACCACAAATCCCTTACCTCTTGTATTGCCAAGAAATTCCTCTTCCACCGGTACTTCCCTAAGTATTTCTGGAGCTGATGGGGGAGTGAAGACTAAGGTTTTGTTTGCAACTGCGATCGTTTCTCTCTTGGGTCCTGACAATATTTCACTGAAGTGCCGAGTAGTACTCGATCCCGCCTCCCAAATTAATATTATAACGTCACGCATGTGCCAACGTTTAAGTTTGAAGCCAAGACGAAGTAATCTTGTGGTAGATGGGGTTGGATCCATATCTCAGGCCAGTCAGCATgaagttgaaataaaaatgCGATACCAGAGGGGTCTCGAGTTCATAACTGAGTCACTTGATTGTATTGTCATGCCCAAAGTTGTGGGAGATCAGCCTAACTGGGAGGTGGACTTATCACAAATTCCCTTACCCCCAAATCTTAAATTGGCCGATCCCTCTTGGCATGTCAGTCAAAAAATTGATCTCCTCATTGGCGGTGCCCATGTTTGGCAATATTTCTTGAATGAACGCCAGGAATTAGGTGAGGGAATGCCCATTCTTCAGTCAAGCGTGTTCGGATGGTTGGTTGTAGGACCATGTCCCGAAGAGAGGGGGCCCACTGGAGCTTGTTACATAACCACTCTCGCCAGCATTGACCGGACAATTAAACGATTTTGGGAGATTGAGGAGATCCCTAAGGAGACAATTATTGAATCTGAACATCGCGAAGTTGAGGAGCAGTTTCGTTTGACTACTCATAAAAATTCAGAGGGTCGATATGTTGTTCAAATTCCCCTGAAACCAAATATTGAAGATCTCGCTGATAATAAATTGATTGCCACTCGTCAGTTAAACTATCTCTTGTCCAGATTGCCAAGGCATCCAAGACTCTTTGCAGAATATGATACCATATTTAAAGAGTACTTGTCACAAGGCATCATTGAAAGGGTTCCGCTGACTGAGTTGTCAAATCCTTCCTATTACCTTCCTCATCACGCTGTGGTCAAGGAGAATGCAGTTTCTACAAAAACTCGAATTGTATTCAATGCAAGTTCTAGGACAAAGACTGGATTAAGTTTCAATGACTGCATTAAAGCTTGCCCTGTAGTGCAACCTACTCTGATTTCCATTCTGTGGAGATTCCGCCTGAATGAGATAACACTTACATGTGATATAAAACAGATGTACCTCCAGGTTGCATTACATTCTCCTCATAAAGACTACCACCGATTTTTGTGGAGGGAAGGCAGTGAGGTAATTTATTATCGGTTCACGAGGGTGTGCTTCGGAGTGGCTGCATCCCCATTTTTGGCCACCCGGGTGTTGAATAAGATAGCTGAAGATGAGAGTCAAACGTACCCCCTTGCCGCGTCAGTTTTGCGTCACAACTTTTATGTTGATGACTGCTTGGTTTCAGTGTCAACGGTTCAGGAGGCTTTAACAGTCAAAGAACAACTGACTGGCATCTTGAGAACTGCTGGAATGGAATTATCCAAATTCAGAAGCAACCGTCCACAAATTCTTGCGAACAATGATCACAATGCAGATGATTCTGACCTTATACTGGATGAAGAGTCAAAAACGCTGGGTATCATTTGGAATCCACGGGAAGATGAATTCAAGTTCCGAGTAGCAGAAGATTTACAGTCCACTCCTGTCACTAAGAGAAACATACTCTCAAAGATAGCTCGGATTTTTGACCCATGTGGTCTGATTGCCCCATTAGTGACGTCAGCCAAAGTGATTATGCAAGTTTTGTGGAGAAAAGGGCTTGAATGGGATGATGAGGTTCCGGAATGTCTGGATAGACAATGGAAAGCTTTCGTGGGagatttgaaaaatgttgacgACTTATGCATTCCTAGATGGATTTGTGCGGTAGAAAATCCAGTGAAGAAGGAGCTTCACGCGTTTTCCGATGCAAGCAATCTCGCATATGGAGCAGCAGTGTACTTGATATATGAAGACAGTAACCAAAGGCGTTGTTCTGGTTTAGTGAGTGCAAAATCGAGGTTGAATCCCATTAGTTCAAAGGATGATCATGCACAATCACTTACCATTCCAAAAGCTGAACTCAGTGGTGCTGAGTTAGCCGTACAACTGATGTCTGCCGTAGGTGAGTCGTTGGGCATACAGGAGAGATATTACTGGACAGATGCCAAAGTTGTTCTCTACCAGATTCACTCCAAAGCTCATCGAGACGTTTTTGTTCGAAATCGTGTCATGAAAATTCGCTCATTTTCCACACCTTCACAATGGAGGCATGTGCCAACGAAGCAAAATCCAGCTGATGTGCTTTCCAGGGGATGCAAAGTCTTGAATCTTATATCGAACTCTCTCTGGTGGCATGGTCCTAGTTGGCTGCAGGAAGATAGTAGTCAATGGCCTCCAGAATTTTCTCCAGAAGAACAGCCTGCGCCTTCAGTTTGTACTGCAGTGCTTGATTCTAGGACTGATCCAAATGCCATCTATAATCATCTCATAGAGCATTGCAGTTCATTCATCAAAGCCACCAGAGTTGTTGCATGGGTTTCCAGAGCAGCAACCAAGTTCAAGCAACCACGAAGAAGAGTCACAAGAAGTTCTGCAAATGCAGATGAGTCTTTTCCATTTCTGACGGTGACAGAATTACAAGTGGCTGAAAAATTCCTGATCAAGTGGGAACAAGAGAACCATTTGAAGACAACCTTAGAGAAAATCCAGTCGAATCGCAGAAACAAGGTTGATAGATACCTGCGAACACTTTACCCTTTTGTGGACATTGATGGCATTTTGCGAGTTGGGGGAAGAATTGATTCCGCTCATGAGGATTATGATGCCAAATTCCAAATCATTCTCCCTCACGGGAAACTGGCCGAGTGGATTGCTGAAGCAGAGCATGTGAGACTCCTTCACTCTGGACCTCAGGAAACTCTTTCATCAATTCGAAGAAGATTCTGGCCTGTCAAGGGGAGAAGTTTGGTTCGAAGGGTAGTGCACAAATGTGTAGTTTGTATTCGAGCGAAACCGAAGATGTCAGAACAACTGATGGGATCTCTTCCAGAGTACAGAGTTACTCTCACTAGACCCTTTTTGCACACAGGAGTTGACTTGACTGGCCATGTTTTAATCAAAAGAGCCCCAAGAGGATCTGCCCAAGAAAAAGCCTATGTTTGCATATTCATATGCATGTGCACAAAAGCTGTTCATTTGGAGGTTCTCACCTCGCTTTCAACGAAGGCTTTTATCAGTGCATTTCGAAGGTTTATTGCGAGACGTGGCATGCCATCACACATGCACAGCGACAATGGCACCAATTTTGTGGGGGCATCGAAAGAACTCTATCAGCTTCTGAAAGAACATGCCACTCAGCAAGAATTGTCTGATTTGTCATCAAGTCTTCACATTCAATGGCTGTTCAACCCTCCTCTAGCTCCCCACCAAGGCGGATTATGGGAAGCCGCAGTGAGAAGTTTTAAGCATCATTTCGTGCGAGTGGTAGGGCGAGCAATATTGACGTATGAGGAACTAAATACTGTTGTGATACAGATTGAGGCAGTGTTAAACAGCAGGCCACTGGTGGCAGTGACTGATCATCCAGGAGACTACAAATGTCTTACCCCTGGAGATTTTTTGATTGGCCATGCTCCAACCCAATTGCCAATCGGACCAGATGATCCTGAACAAATAGACACTTTGAGGCGTTGGCAACTTTGCACCAAACTGAGGAATGATTTTGTGCGACGTTGGAAAGTCGAGTACTTACATTCGTTACAACAACGCCATTTATGGAACCAAGAGAGCCCCAACATTGCCATAGGAGATGTAGTATTGCTAAAGTCGGAGTCTGCAGCAAATGTTGAGTGGCCTATGGGCCTTGTCGAAAGTGTACTACCAGGAAGGGGTCAGAAAGTTAGGGTGGTGGTGGTAAGAGTGAATGGCAAATCCTTGAAACGACCTATTACGAAGTTAGTGAAACTTTTAATCGAAGAAAAGCAATAA